In Persicimonas caeni, a single window of DNA contains:
- a CDS encoding lysophospholipid acyltransferase family protein produces MFELLAKAYLAATGWTVRNDVPDDVDKFVIIAAPHTSNWDFPVTLAVAKTIDMKFYWVGKHTLFRWPFGGLMRRLGGIPIDRRSSQGFVEQIAEAFDDADAMALGIAPEGTRSKRDHWKSGFYHIAREAGVPIVLGFLDWGRKEGGLGPMVDASQSKKEVMDQIRAFYADKEGKRHDTYTEPRLRNEEESADLAS; encoded by the coding sequence GTGTTCGAACTCCTCGCAAAAGCCTACCTCGCCGCGACCGGCTGGACCGTTCGCAATGACGTGCCCGACGACGTCGACAAGTTCGTCATCATCGCCGCCCCGCACACCAGCAACTGGGATTTCCCGGTCACCCTGGCGGTCGCCAAGACGATCGACATGAAGTTCTACTGGGTCGGCAAGCACACCCTGTTTCGCTGGCCCTTTGGCGGGCTGATGCGCCGGCTGGGCGGCATCCCCATCGACCGGCGCAGTTCGCAGGGCTTCGTCGAGCAGATCGCCGAGGCCTTCGACGACGCCGACGCCATGGCGCTGGGCATCGCGCCCGAAGGGACGCGCTCGAAGCGTGATCACTGGAAGTCGGGCTTCTACCATATCGCCCGCGAAGCCGGCGTGCCGATCGTGCTCGGGTTTCTCGACTGGGGTCGAAAAGAAGGCGGGCTGGGGCCGATGGTCGACGCCTCGCAGTCCAAAAAGGAGGTCATGGACCAGATCCGCGCCTTCTACGCCGACAAAGAGGGGAAGCGACATGACACCTACACCGAGCCCCGGCTTCGCAACGAAGAAGAGTCTGCTGATCTAGCTTCCTGA
- a CDS encoding aminotransferase-like domain-containing protein, with the protein MSKNPFDRDGNQPLYRQLAEWLGKLISEGTYETDSRLPSIRQLSEQLSVSRTTVVYAYRLLEDWGFVEARSRSGYFVQSVQDRQPRVGAAAPPSWDTTPKLFDVASASDDPTVRMIVAGANLDVLQLGVALPNPEFYPTDRLSRLLSRVVRHQPAVAARYCPSPGFEPLRVQIARRAVAAGVSISPEDVVITNGACEALFLSVRAVLGPGMRVAVASPTYYVFLEQLNQCGVIPVEIAADPQEGMNLDALREAHRRKSLDAIFLMPNIANPTGALMPDATKEQILAFAGEHGLPIIEDHVHAELAYSDARPRSLRAFDNEADVLWCGSFSKTLAPGFRIGWMVPGVHREKVAKLKATSSVASPTPQQMAIAEFLEEGGYDHHLKQLREAFRGAVETMLHLVDAYFPDQTIAHQPRGGYLLWLELPEGVDSIRLAQQALEHKIGIGPGPMFSPDGKFQNFIRLNCAVSWTARTRQSVRRLGELVEEQLRG; encoded by the coding sequence ATGTCTAAGAACCCGTTCGACCGAGACGGGAATCAGCCATTGTACCGCCAGTTGGCGGAATGGCTCGGCAAGCTGATCTCCGAGGGGACCTACGAGACGGACAGCCGACTGCCCTCGATTCGACAGTTGAGCGAGCAGTTGTCGGTGAGTCGCACCACAGTGGTCTACGCCTATCGCTTGCTGGAGGACTGGGGTTTTGTCGAGGCGCGGTCCCGGTCGGGCTATTTCGTCCAGTCGGTGCAAGACCGTCAGCCGAGGGTAGGTGCCGCCGCGCCGCCGAGCTGGGACACCACGCCCAAACTATTCGATGTCGCGTCGGCCAGCGACGACCCCACGGTGCGCATGATCGTCGCCGGCGCCAACCTCGACGTCCTCCAGCTCGGCGTGGCGCTACCCAATCCCGAGTTCTACCCCACCGACCGCCTCTCGAGGCTCCTGAGCCGCGTAGTGCGGCATCAGCCAGCCGTGGCCGCTCGCTACTGCCCCTCACCAGGCTTCGAGCCCCTCCGCGTCCAAATCGCCCGGCGAGCGGTCGCCGCAGGGGTGTCGATCAGCCCGGAGGACGTCGTCATCACCAACGGGGCGTGCGAAGCCTTGTTCTTGAGCGTGCGGGCGGTGTTGGGGCCGGGCATGCGTGTCGCGGTCGCCTCGCCCACCTATTACGTCTTTTTGGAGCAACTCAATCAATGCGGCGTGATTCCGGTCGAGATTGCGGCGGACCCGCAGGAGGGCATGAACCTCGATGCGCTGCGCGAGGCGCATCGCAGAAAATCGCTCGACGCCATCTTCCTGATGCCCAATATCGCCAACCCCACCGGTGCGCTGATGCCGGACGCGACCAAAGAGCAAATCCTCGCCTTCGCGGGCGAGCATGGTCTTCCCATCATCGAAGATCACGTGCACGCCGAGCTCGCCTACAGCGACGCGCGGCCTCGGAGCCTGCGCGCTTTCGACAATGAGGCCGACGTTTTGTGGTGCGGCTCGTTCAGCAAGACGCTGGCGCCGGGCTTTCGCATCGGCTGGATGGTTCCGGGCGTGCATCGCGAGAAGGTCGCCAAGCTCAAGGCCACAAGTTCGGTCGCCAGCCCGACGCCCCAGCAGATGGCCATCGCCGAGTTTCTGGAGGAGGGCGGCTACGACCATCACCTCAAACAACTCCGCGAGGCATTTCGCGGCGCCGTCGAGACGATGCTGCACTTGGTCGACGCCTACTTCCCCGACCAAACCATCGCCCACCAGCCTCGAGGCGGCTATCTGTTGTGGCTCGAGCTTCCCGAAGGGGTCGACAGCATCCGTTTGGCCCAGCAGGCGCTGGAACACAAGATTGGCATTGGGCCTGGTCCGATGTTCTCGCCCGACGGCAAGTTCCAGAACTTCATCCGGCTGAACTGTGCGGTTTCGTGGACGGCGCGCACCCGGCAATCGGTGCGCCGACTCGGCGAACTCGTCGAAGAGCAGTTGCGTGGCTGA
- a CDS encoding DUF4215 domain-containing protein, which translates to MRLFVVLIGCMAGVALAEPAQALTTVPGGDITDAQWTTTGSPYLIQGDVRVPQGSTLEIQAGVEVWFADSDSQAGGVDTARVEFVVDGTLTVNGTSTAPVIFKPNLSSPARGHWRGLVVGSNATAVRIEHAEIAHAFHGVDTAAAGPRLEILHSSIHDASNIGLNVTAGSPAISDTTIEDNGGGGVYVEEPAAVSLTRTVVAHNAGSGVEVRQGTNTSEQATIDRSTIYGNTTNGVYVRNTTNSTATTIVSDSIIAKNGSYGVRTYGNEASVNLLYVNVWGQSRDFYPATLAQSGVEIMSADPLFVSSQDLHLTSNSPARYQSSQGDDLGALAYAGDQTPGLYGTLWADKQLTVTNSPYTVPGDLTIPSGVTLTIDPGVELQFAATDLMQSGRISTRVELNIEGALNANGTSTGKILMTSPTTSRSAWEGIWVGPTATSVVLKNATIEYAYQGIDYDADIATTVTETTIRESGDDAIEVRNGTLTLNAVDVVSNRAGIRVHPAAAATLNDTLVRDNDVDGIYVEQDSTSLTDTTIDHSTVHNNRTGIYIVQRSGTSATVHLTNNLVTSNSSYGVYRNTTYGSVNVNYNNSWGNRSSNFTGHVTMGTGNFSANPIYVSQSNLRLTENSPARFASSTGGDIGALPYANDPTPGLYGTLWADLTLTRANSPYVVPGDLTIDESVTLTIEPGVQFIFQSGDLMGAGIDTARSEFRVHGTVEVATGNTSAVRFKSDPATTGNWYGIYMAPTATNSQLDNIVVEYARYGIHYDADQANSITDASVRFSQLAGVWISSEGANLDSITVHNNDGPGILIDSDDGRAWAHLTNIVSYSNQYGFNLHLTTDTPSSIGMANVTVYGNTYDGIYITGAGAGNVGVDMLNSISAVNGRYGIYNRSGAAVNVTYSNLWGNTSGDYQSVSSNGVGNVSADPLFQAPPADLRLDPSSVLIDQGNGTGAPTHDRNGNTRPIDADNDGQDEWDIGAYEFVPDPVCGNGKIEGNEYCDDGASNGTYNSCNTTCTAMGPSCGDGFTNGPEECDDANSNNNDGCLDTCVANSCGDGYVHTGVEECDDANSVDDDGCTNACTLPVCGDGVVQSGEACDDGNADNTDGCLDTCDVARCGDGFIQAGVEECDDGNQSNTDACLDTCTLASCGDGYVQAGVEECDDANTNDNDACLQTCVVASCGDGLIHTGVETCDDGNTVNDDGCSNQCAVPTCGDGILQDGEECDDGNLIDTDECLSNCRIARCGDGFAQTGVEPCDDGNQDNGDACLNDCTVASCGDGIVHVGVEDCDDGNDRDNDACLSDCSKATCGDGIVHNGVEECDDGNDIDDDGCTNACELASCGDGIVQEGEECDDGNSSDEDSCLSTCQYNVCGDGYLDRANEGCDDGNDIDDDGCTNSCKLSTCGDGLIQAGEECDDANTDNTDGCLDTCLLNTCGDGYVRRSFEQCDDGNTLDGDGCSAACMTEDAGADAGSDAGSDAGADAGADAGGDAGTDAGGDAGGDAGADAGIDADQVDHSKTAESEGCSCSTGGAPSDVPVSALVVAFAGFLLGWRRRRRDGA; encoded by the coding sequence ATGCGTCTGTTTGTTGTTTTGATTGGTTGTATGGCGGGCGTCGCGCTCGCCGAGCCGGCCCAGGCGCTCACGACGGTGCCCGGCGGTGATATCACCGACGCACAGTGGACGACGACGGGAAGTCCGTATCTGATCCAGGGCGATGTCCGTGTGCCCCAGGGGAGCACCCTCGAGATTCAGGCCGGGGTCGAAGTCTGGTTTGCCGACAGCGATTCGCAGGCGGGCGGCGTCGACACCGCGCGCGTCGAGTTCGTCGTCGACGGCACGCTGACGGTCAACGGCACGTCGACCGCGCCGGTCATCTTCAAGCCCAACTTGAGCAGCCCTGCTCGGGGCCACTGGAGAGGACTCGTGGTCGGCTCGAACGCGACCGCGGTGCGCATCGAGCACGCCGAAATCGCCCACGCCTTCCACGGCGTCGACACCGCCGCGGCGGGGCCGCGCCTCGAGATCCTGCACAGCTCGATTCACGACGCCAGCAATATCGGGCTCAACGTCACCGCCGGAAGCCCGGCGATCTCCGACACGACGATCGAGGATAATGGCGGGGGCGGCGTGTACGTCGAAGAGCCGGCGGCCGTGTCGCTGACACGCACGGTCGTCGCCCACAACGCCGGCTCGGGCGTCGAGGTGCGCCAGGGCACGAATACGTCCGAGCAGGCGACCATCGACCGCTCGACGATTTACGGCAACACCACCAACGGCGTGTATGTGCGCAACACCACCAACTCGACGGCGACGACCATCGTCAGCGACAGCATCATCGCCAAGAACGGCAGCTACGGGGTGCGCACCTACGGAAATGAAGCCTCGGTGAACCTGCTGTACGTCAACGTGTGGGGGCAGTCGCGAGACTTCTATCCGGCCACGCTGGCGCAGTCGGGCGTCGAGATCATGTCGGCCGACCCGCTATTCGTCTCCTCGCAGGACCTGCACCTGACGTCGAACTCGCCGGCGCGCTACCAGAGCTCGCAGGGCGATGATCTGGGCGCGCTCGCTTACGCCGGCGACCAGACCCCCGGGCTCTACGGGACGCTGTGGGCGGACAAGCAACTGACGGTGACCAATAGCCCGTACACCGTGCCCGGCGACCTGACGATTCCGAGCGGTGTGACCCTGACGATCGATCCGGGCGTCGAGCTGCAATTCGCGGCGACTGACCTGATGCAAAGCGGTCGGATCTCCACTCGCGTCGAGCTCAATATCGAGGGAGCGCTCAACGCCAACGGCACGTCCACCGGCAAGATCCTCATGACGAGCCCGACGACGTCGCGCTCGGCCTGGGAGGGCATCTGGGTGGGGCCGACGGCCACGAGCGTGGTGCTCAAAAACGCCACCATCGAGTACGCCTACCAGGGCATCGACTACGACGCCGACATCGCCACGACCGTCACCGAGACGACCATCCGCGAGAGCGGTGACGACGCCATCGAGGTGCGCAACGGCACGTTGACCCTCAATGCGGTCGACGTCGTGTCGAACCGGGCGGGCATTCGCGTGCATCCGGCCGCCGCCGCCACCCTCAACGACACCTTGGTGCGCGACAACGACGTCGACGGCATCTACGTCGAGCAGGACAGCACCAGCTTGACCGACACAACCATCGACCACTCCACGGTGCACAACAACCGCACGGGCATCTATATCGTCCAACGCTCGGGCACGAGCGCGACGGTGCATCTGACGAATAACCTGGTGACCTCGAACTCTTCGTACGGCGTGTACCGCAACACGACCTACGGCAGCGTCAACGTCAACTACAACAACTCGTGGGGCAACCGCTCCTCGAACTTCACCGGCCACGTGACGATGGGGACGGGCAACTTCTCGGCCAACCCGATCTACGTGTCGCAGTCGAACCTTCGTCTGACGGAGAACTCCCCGGCGCGCTTTGCGAGCTCGACCGGCGGCGATATCGGCGCGCTTCCGTACGCCAACGACCCCACTCCGGGGCTCTACGGCACCCTGTGGGCGGACCTGACGCTGACGCGCGCCAACAGCCCCTACGTGGTCCCCGGCGACCTGACCATCGACGAGAGCGTCACCCTGACGATCGAGCCTGGCGTGCAGTTCATCTTCCAGTCCGGCGACCTGATGGGCGCGGGCATCGACACCGCCCGCTCCGAGTTCCGCGTGCACGGCACGGTGGAAGTCGCCACGGGCAACACCAGCGCGGTGCGCTTCAAGTCCGACCCGGCCACCACGGGCAACTGGTACGGCATCTACATGGCCCCGACCGCCACCAACTCCCAGCTCGACAATATCGTGGTCGAGTACGCCCGCTACGGCATCCACTACGACGCCGACCAGGCCAACAGCATCACCGACGCCAGCGTGCGCTTCTCGCAGCTCGCCGGCGTCTGGATCTCGTCGGAGGGGGCCAACCTCGACTCGATCACCGTGCACAACAACGACGGGCCGGGGATCTTGATCGACTCGGACGACGGGCGCGCCTGGGCGCACTTGACCAATATCGTCAGCTACTCGAACCAGTACGGCTTCAACCTGCACCTGACGACGGACACGCCCAGTAGCATCGGCATGGCCAACGTGACCGTGTACGGCAACACCTACGACGGCATCTATATCACCGGCGCGGGGGCGGGAAATGTCGGCGTCGACATGCTCAACTCGATCTCGGCGGTCAACGGCCGCTACGGCATCTACAATCGCTCGGGCGCGGCCGTGAACGTGACCTACAGCAACCTGTGGGGCAACACCTCGGGCGACTACCAGAGCGTGTCGAGCAACGGCGTGGGCAACGTGTCGGCCGATCCGCTCTTCCAGGCTCCGCCGGCGGATCTGCGCCTCGACCCCTCGAGCGTGCTCATCGACCAAGGTAACGGCACCGGCGCGCCCACCCACGACCGAAACGGCAACACCCGCCCCATCGACGCCGACAACGACGGCCAAGACGAGTGGGATATCGGCGCCTACGAGTTCGTGCCCGACCCGGTCTGCGGAAACGGCAAGATCGAGGGCAACGAGTACTGCGACGACGGCGCCTCCAACGGCACTTACAACTCCTGCAACACCACCTGTACCGCCATGGGCCCGTCGTGCGGCGACGGCTTCACCAACGGCCCCGAGGAGTGCGACGACGCCAACAGCAACAACAACGACGGCTGTCTGGACACCTGCGTGGCCAACAGCTGCGGTGACGGCTACGTGCACACCGGCGTCGAGGAATGTGACGACGCCAACAGCGTCGACGACGACGGCTGCACCAACGCGTGCACGCTTCCGGTATGTGGCGACGGGGTGGTCCAGTCGGGCGAGGCCTGCGATGACGGCAACGCCGACAACACCGACGGATGCCTCGACACCTGCGACGTCGCTCGTTGCGGCGACGGATTCATCCAGGCCGGCGTCGAAGAGTGCGACGACGGCAACCAGTCGAATACCGACGCCTGCCTCGATACCTGCACCCTGGCGAGCTGCGGCGACGGCTACGTCCAGGCCGGCGTCGAGGAGTGTGACGACGCCAACACCAACGACAACGACGCCTGCCTTCAGACCTGCGTGGTCGCCAGCTGCGGCGACGGCCTGATCCACACCGGCGTGGAGACCTGCGACGACGGCAACACCGTCAACGACGACGGCTGCTCGAACCAGTGCGCCGTGCCCACCTGCGGCGACGGCATCCTCCAAGACGGCGAGGAGTGTGACGACGGCAACCTCATCGACACCGACGAGTGTCTGAGCAACTGTCGCATCGCCCGCTGCGGTGACGGCTTCGCCCAGACCGGCGTCGAGCCGTGTGACGACGGCAACCAGGACAACGGCGACGCCTGCCTCAACGATTGCACCGTCGCCAGCTGCGGCGACGGCATCGTCCACGTCGGCGTCGAGGATTGCGACGACGGCAACGACCGCGACAACGACGCGTGCCTGAGCGACTGCTCCAAGGCGACCTGCGGCGACGGCATTGTGCACAACGGCGTCGAGGAGTGCGATGACGGCAACGACATCGACGACGACGGGTGCACCAACGCCTGCGAACTCGCCAGCTGCGGCGACGGCATCGTCCAAGAGGGCGAAGAGTGCGACGACGGCAACTCCTCCGACGAGGACAGCTGCCTGTCGACCTGTCAGTACAACGTCTGCGGCGACGGCTACCTCGACCGCGCCAACGAGGGCTGCGATGACGGCAACGACATCGACGACGACGGGTGCACCAACTCCTGTAAGCTCTCCACCTGCGGCGACGGCCTCATTCAGGCCGGCGAGGAGTGTGACGACGCCAACACCGACAACACCGACGGTTGCCTGGACACCTGCCTGCTCAACACCTGCGGCGACGGCTACGTGCGACGCAGCTTCGAGCAGTGCGACGACGGCAACACCCTCGACGGCGACGGCTGCAGCGCCGCCTGCATGACCGAGGATGCAGGCGCAGACGCCGGCAGCGATGCCGGTAGTGATGCAGGCGCCGACGCCGGTGCAGATGCCGGTGGGGACGCCGGAACAGACGCCGGTGGGGATGCCGGTGGAGATGCAGGTGCAGACGCCGGCATCGACGCCGACCAGGTCGATCACTCCAAGACCGCCGAAAGCGAGGGCTGCAGCTGCTCGACCGGCGGCGCTCCCTCCGACGTACCTGTCAGCGCCCTGGTAGTCGCCTTCGCCGGCTTCCTCCTCGGCTGGCGTCGTCGACGCCGCGACGGGGCGTAA
- a CDS encoding DUF1853 family protein produces MHYDVYKYRTQAARDLAWALTSPSMMAHELAVDERWGELELARNQGLMSRLDDRGSELIHALRNRQSGRLGEYFEILLITWLDQIPPATIVASNQQVSRGGHTIGEFDLVFRRDRVVHHWELAIKFYLGHPGPHGEQSWYGPNPRDRLDKKWRKMCRHQLRLADKPAGKETLQKLGVDEPVEPAAFIKGYLFEPLDEAFAVDHHPHTNPHGLRGWWVHRGALADFEERLDPTGERRWVTLSRLRWMSPACPFDDDTLMSFSMLHGTLPPNRASLVAGLEETEDGWREVTRGFVVPGRWPRR; encoded by the coding sequence GTGCACTACGATGTCTATAAGTACCGCACCCAGGCTGCGCGCGACCTCGCTTGGGCGCTGACGAGTCCGAGCATGATGGCCCACGAGTTGGCGGTCGACGAGCGCTGGGGCGAGCTCGAGTTGGCGCGCAACCAGGGGCTGATGTCGCGGCTCGACGACCGCGGCTCCGAGCTCATCCACGCGCTTCGAAACCGCCAGAGCGGCCGGCTCGGCGAATACTTCGAGATTCTGCTGATCACCTGGCTCGACCAGATCCCGCCGGCGACCATCGTCGCGTCCAACCAGCAGGTCTCTCGCGGCGGTCACACAATCGGCGAGTTCGACCTGGTATTCCGTCGCGATCGGGTGGTCCACCATTGGGAGCTGGCCATCAAATTCTACCTCGGCCACCCCGGCCCCCACGGCGAACAGTCGTGGTACGGCCCCAACCCCCGCGATCGGCTCGACAAAAAGTGGCGCAAGATGTGTCGCCACCAGCTCCGCCTGGCCGACAAGCCGGCGGGCAAAGAGACGCTGCAGAAGCTCGGCGTCGACGAGCCCGTCGAGCCGGCGGCGTTCATCAAGGGCTACCTCTTCGAGCCGCTCGACGAGGCGTTTGCGGTCGACCATCACCCCCACACGAACCCGCACGGGCTTCGCGGCTGGTGGGTACATCGTGGCGCGCTGGCCGACTTCGAAGAGCGGCTCGACCCGACCGGGGAGCGCCGTTGGGTGACGCTGTCGCGGCTGCGATGGATGTCGCCGGCGTGTCCCTTTGACGACGACACGCTCATGAGCTTCAGCATGTTGCACGGCACGCTTCCGCCAAATCGAGCGAGTCTGGTGGCCGGCCTCGAAGAGACTGAGGACGGTTGGCGCGAGGTCACCCGCGGCTTCGTCGTCCCCGGACGCTGGCCGCGCCGTTAA
- a CDS encoding alpha/beta fold hydrolase, translating into MSTFTTYTTGRADARPVVLIHGFMGSAADFGDLAEGLGDEHHCVCVDLPGHGDQPLGDAELSLPDLADALRTEILDELDQPVLVGYSMGGRLALQTALDHPEAVDKLVLVSTSPGIPDDDARGDRRQKDRERATEIRQDYPAFLDRWYRLPIFGELRQHPNFEAMLARRLQNDPEAMARVIVALSPGRQPSNWHRLDELDDTTWLVGADDPKYAALGARLHGIGHHVGIAEHAAHALHVERPNWLAEQLEVLIDVAGEPAE; encoded by the coding sequence ATGAGCACGTTCACCACCTACACGACCGGCCGGGCCGACGCCCGGCCGGTCGTGCTCATCCACGGATTCATGGGAAGCGCGGCCGACTTCGGCGACCTCGCCGAGGGGCTGGGCGACGAGCACCATTGTGTGTGCGTCGACCTACCCGGCCACGGCGACCAGCCGCTCGGCGACGCCGAACTCTCCCTCCCCGACCTCGCCGACGCCCTGCGTACCGAAATCCTCGACGAACTCGACCAGCCCGTGCTCGTAGGCTACTCGATGGGCGGCCGCCTCGCCCTTCAGACCGCGCTCGACCACCCCGAAGCCGTCGACAAACTCGTGCTCGTCTCGACCTCGCCGGGCATCCCCGACGACGACGCCCGCGGCGATCGCCGCCAAAAGGACCGCGAGCGCGCCACCGAGATCCGCCAAGACTACCCCGCCTTTCTCGACCGCTGGTATCGCCTGCCCATCTTCGGCGAGTTGCGCCAGCATCCCAACTTCGAGGCGATGCTCGCCCGGCGCCTCCAGAACGATCCCGAGGCGATGGCGCGGGTCATCGTCGCGCTGAGCCCGGGCCGCCAGCCGTCGAACTGGCACCGGCTCGACGAGCTCGACGACACGACCTGGCTCGTCGGCGCCGACGACCCCAAATATGCCGCCCTCGGCGCCCGTCTACATGGTATCGGACACCATGTTGGAATCGCCGAACACGCCGCCCACGCATTGCACGTCGAGCGCCCCAATTGGCTCGCCGAACAGCTCGAAGTGCTCATCGACGTGGCCGGCGAGCCGGCCGAGTGA
- a CDS encoding PIN domain-containing protein yields MPTSKAILDTNVFVGSGFNSSSASRKLVDAIRSGELVLVWNEETRRETLAVLRKIPPLSHEDVEALFGEEGRWDGETHPEEFELVEDPTDRKFAALAHAAGVPVVTNDDDLLGPREQLPVEVFTPSEFVS; encoded by the coding sequence ATGCCGACCTCGAAAGCCATCCTGGACACCAACGTCTTCGTCGGCTCGGGGTTCAACTCGAGCAGCGCGTCGCGCAAGCTCGTCGACGCCATTCGCTCGGGCGAGCTTGTCCTGGTGTGGAACGAGGAGACGCGCCGCGAGACCCTGGCCGTGCTCCGCAAAATCCCGCCGCTGTCCCACGAGGACGTCGAGGCGTTGTTCGGCGAGGAAGGCCGTTGGGACGGTGAGACGCACCCGGAGGAGTTCGAGCTCGTCGAAGATCCGACCGACCGCAAATTCGCCGCGCTGGCCCACGCGGCGGGAGTGCCCGTCGTGACGAACGACGATGATCTGCTCGGGCCGCGCGAGCAGTTGCCCGTCGAGGTGTTCACGCCGTCCGAGTTCGTCTCTTGA
- a CDS encoding rhomboid family intramembrane serine protease: MRQAPPLARAPHYPVTAGVGLLALGTTLLWFAGYDIDALTLSYQAFGSEPWRLVTSALPHIDILHILFNLYWLWVFGTYVEEKWGHPRTFLLFLVLAAGSGAAEYAVFSGGVGLSGVGYGLFGLLWIAGKHDPEHAEVVDSQTAMVFIGWFFLCIAATAVDAMNVANVAHGAGAVLGGLVGWAVGSRGAKRIAAGVATAAAFALMLAAGGPFRPAVNITGGGLDRELAAHEALEDDDYERALDIYDEILADYGDNARWHFNRGVTLARMGRYGDALDAYEKAAELEPGNEKFQQTVDELRAWMQSMHLELQ; the protein is encoded by the coding sequence ATGCGACAAGCACCTCCCTTAGCACGCGCTCCCCACTACCCGGTCACCGCCGGCGTCGGGCTGCTCGCCCTCGGCACCACCCTGCTGTGGTTCGCCGGCTACGATATCGACGCGCTCACGCTCAGCTACCAAGCCTTCGGCAGTGAGCCGTGGCGCCTGGTGACCTCGGCGCTGCCCCACATCGACATCCTGCACATCCTCTTCAACCTGTACTGGTTGTGGGTCTTCGGCACCTACGTCGAGGAGAAGTGGGGTCACCCGCGCACGTTCTTGCTCTTCTTGGTGCTCGCGGCGGGCTCGGGCGCAGCCGAGTACGCGGTCTTTAGCGGCGGCGTGGGCCTGAGCGGCGTCGGCTACGGACTCTTCGGCTTGTTGTGGATTGCCGGCAAGCACGATCCCGAGCACGCCGAAGTCGTCGACAGCCAGACGGCGATGGTCTTCATTGGCTGGTTCTTCCTGTGCATCGCCGCGACCGCCGTCGACGCGATGAACGTGGCCAACGTCGCCCACGGCGCAGGCGCCGTGCTCGGCGGGCTCGTCGGATGGGCGGTGGGAAGCCGCGGCGCCAAGCGTATCGCCGCCGGAGTCGCCACGGCCGCTGCCTTTGCGCTGATGCTCGCCGCGGGCGGCCCCTTTCGGCCGGCGGTCAACATCACGGGCGGCGGCCTCGACCGCGAACTCGCCGCCCACGAGGCGCTCGAAGACGACGATTACGAGCGCGCCCTCGACATCTACGACGAAATCCTCGCCGACTACGGCGACAACGCCCGCTGGCACTTCAACCGCGGGGTGACCCTCGCGCGCATGGGCCGCTACGGAGACGCGCTCGACGCCTACGAAAAGGCGGCCGAGCTCGAGCCGGGCAACGAGAAGTTCCAACAAACGGTCGACGAGCTGCGCGCGTGGATGCAGTCGATGCATCTCGAGCTGCAGTGA